GTTCTGCGTGGATGCCTGCTCAAGATTTCCCACATGCATGCGCCCTTCACGGCGGCCATGACACTGCCCGCATTTTTTCATCAATCTTGATGACGCGAGATGGAGTACCCACCAACTTCGCCGTTACACATCCCCTGCCATTCATCTCTTGTTCTGCATTCGGCGCGTCTTGATCGAGGACGAGTTCGAGTAGGAGGACGAGGACGAATCCCAGCCCCCCCTACCATGCGCCTCCTAGCACCCGCCAATCTCCACCTGCTCTGGCTGCTGCTCATTCCGCTGGCGCTGTGGCTTTACAAGAGGCAGGCGCGCAGGGTGCCGGTTTCGACGCTGCTCTTCTTCAAATCGCTCGCGCGGGAGCATCAGGAGTCCGCATGGCTGCGGCGCATCAAAAAGTGGCTCTCCCTCATCCTCACGCTGCTGGTGCTGCTGGGGGCCATCCTGGCGCTGGCGCGGCCCAGCGGGAATCTTTCCGCAGACGCCACCAGCGCCATCGTCGTGGTGGTGGACTGCTCCGCCTCCATGGCCGCAAAAGATGTGCAGGGCCAGACCCGGCTGGAGGCCGCACGCCTGCGTGTGCGGGAGCGCCTGCGCTCGCTGCCAGACCAGACTGTGGTATCTCTCATCGCCTTTGATTCACGCGCCCGCGTGCTGCTCTCCCGCAGCCGCAACCACCGCGAGTGCCTGCGCCTGCTGGAGGAGCTGACCCCGCTGCCGGTGGAAGGCAAACCCGAGGCCGCGCTGACTGTGGCGCAGCGCCTGGCCGATCTGGAATCCCGCTCCCGCATCTGGCTGGCCAGCGATGCAGCCCCGCCTGCCGCCGAAGGCGCCAAGGCCTCCGCCATCGACTGGCTCCCCGCCGCGCTCACCGAGCCGCTCAATGTGGGCATCACCGGTTTTCAGATCCGCCACAGCCCGCTCACCCGCGACCGCTACGAGGCTTTTGTGAAGGTCAGCGCCGCCGCCAGCAACAAGGCCAAAACTACCGCCACGCTGGAGGTCAGCATCTCGGGCCGCATCGCCCAGCTGCGCGAGCTCGATCTCGCCCCTGGAGACAGCAGCGCGCTCATCCTGCCGCTGGAGGGCGTGCGCGGCCAGTTGCTGGAGATTCGCCTCAAGACACCCGGAGACTGCTTCAGCTGGGATGATGGCATCGCCGCACCACTGCCCAAGCTGAAGCCGCTGCGGGTGGCCTACTTTGCGGAGAAGCCCGATCCTTTCACCGAGCTGGCGCTCTCCGCGCTCATCGAAAACGGCCGTATCGAGATGAAGAAAGGCGCACCCGCCGCCTGGCCGTCCAAGGAGACGCCGGATGTGTACATCTTTGAGCACTGGCTGCCCAAGGAATGGCCCGCCGACCGGCCCGTCATCGCCCTGACCCCGGAGAGCAGCTCCGGCCCGCTGAAGACCCGTGCCATTCGTGGCGTGCCGCACGATGCCGTGCGCGGCGTGCAGCCAGACCACCCCGTGCTCTTCCGTGCCAGCAGCAGCCGCATTGCCGTCACGCAGACCACGCTGCTCAGCCTGCCCGCCTCCATCGAGCCGCTGTGGATGG
The sequence above is drawn from the Prosthecobacter vanneervenii genome and encodes:
- a CDS encoding vWA domain-containing protein, producing MRLLAPANLHLLWLLLIPLALWLYKRQARRVPVSTLLFFKSLAREHQESAWLRRIKKWLSLILTLLVLLGAILALARPSGNLSADATSAIVVVVDCSASMAAKDVQGQTRLEAARLRVRERLRSLPDQTVVSLIAFDSRARVLLSRSRNHRECLRLLEELTPLPVEGKPEAALTVAQRLADLESRSRIWLASDAAPPAAEGAKASAIDWLPAALTEPLNVGITGFQIRHSPLTRDRYEAFVKVSAAASNKAKTTATLEVSISGRIAQLRELDLAPGDSSALILPLEGVRGQLLEIRLKTPGDCFSWDDGIAAPLPKLKPLRVAYFAEKPDPFTELALSALIENGRIEMKKGAPAAWPSKETPDVYIFEHWLPKEWPADRPVIALTPESSSGPLKTRAIRGVPHDAVRGVQPDHPVLFRASSSRIAVTQTTLLSLPASIEPLWMAGAEPVLAAGEYNGQRLVATAFSPAQSEQLALLPSFPLLLGNAIYWCAEDSDALTDTRTLHTGELLHTDSLVQWHAWNGETFTDVSDDPAHGLLMLSRIGSWETAPDRSGTCALISAAETNLPAPPAPSAAHSLQPAQPVITASAFSTWPQRLIWLVLGVLLVESFLFHRRAVY